In Geotalea uraniireducens, one genomic interval encodes:
- a CDS encoding IclR family transcriptional regulator, translated as MAKKDKSEYIIQAVDHALDLLEQFRDDVDELGVTELSKRLKLHKNNVFRLLATLEARGYIEQNRVTENYRLGLKTLELGQTFIRQMGLLRQSRPVLEWLVKQCNETAYVAILKELSIVYLDVVETDLTVRVVPRVGSRLPAYCTAAGKVQIAYLTDEELDNFFPTKELKPFTPYTITDRDELRKHLKLVVEQGYAIDNEELDIGVRCVAAPIRDYTRRIIGAVSLSGPSMRFTDERMDKELIPLVQQAADEISMKLGYHK; from the coding sequence ATGGCCAAGAAGGATAAATCGGAATATATCATCCAGGCTGTAGATCACGCACTCGATCTTCTCGAACAGTTTCGCGACGATGTGGACGAGTTGGGTGTGACGGAGCTGTCTAAGCGGCTAAAATTGCACAAGAACAATGTCTTCCGGCTCCTTGCCACCCTGGAGGCCCGCGGTTACATCGAGCAGAATCGGGTCACGGAGAACTATCGGCTCGGGCTGAAGACCCTCGAACTTGGCCAGACTTTTATCCGTCAGATGGGGCTGCTGCGGCAGTCGCGGCCGGTGCTCGAGTGGTTGGTCAAGCAATGCAACGAAACTGCTTATGTGGCAATTCTCAAGGAACTGAGTATCGTTTATCTTGATGTTGTGGAGACGGACCTGACGGTACGGGTCGTGCCCCGCGTCGGCTCTCGGTTGCCGGCCTACTGTACTGCAGCCGGTAAAGTGCAGATCGCCTATCTGACTGACGAGGAGCTGGATAACTTTTTCCCGACCAAGGAGCTCAAGCCGTTTACCCCGTACACCATCACCGATCGCGACGAATTGCGGAAACACCTCAAGTTGGTGGTCGAACAGGGCTACGCCATTGATAATGAAGAACTCGATATCGGCGTCCGGTGCGTTGCGGCGCCGATCCGCGATTATACCCGCCGGATCATTGGGGCGGTCAGTCTCTCCGGTCCCTCGATGCGTTTCACCGATGAGCGGATGGACAAGGAGCTGATCCCGCTGGTGCAACAGGCGGCAGATGAAATCTCGATGAAACTCGGTTATCACAAATAG